Below is a genomic region from Marinobacter salarius.
CCGCCAGCAGGCCGAACAGGATGCCCAGCGCCGCTTGCAGGACAACCGCGCCAAACCCGATCAACAACGACACCCGGGTGCCATACAGAATGGTGGAGAGCAAATCCCTGCCCTGGGCGTCGGTGCCCAGCGGGAAGGCCGGATCGGAGCCATCCAGGCCGACCGGTGGCAGCTCGGAGTTCATGATGTTGATCTGGGCCAGGTCGTAGGGGTCGGCCGGCGCCAGCAAAGGCGCAAAGACGGCCGCCAGCACCATGGACAACAGCACGATAAAGCTGGCAATCGCCACCTTGTCGCGCTTGAAGCTGTACCAGAGGAAGGACTCGCGAAAGCGATCCCAGCGTGAAAGAGTCGCCGTCGTCATGCTTTCTTACCTGTCAGTTTTACGGTGGGATTCACCAGACCGTAGATCAGATCCACCACGGTATTGGTAATCACGAATATCAGGCCTACCACCATCAGGTACGCCACGATCAGGGGAATATCGCTGCGGGTGATGGCCTCCAGGAACATCAGCCCGACACCGGGCCACTGGAACACGGTTTCCGTAAGAATGGTGTAGGCCACCATGATGCCGATCTGCACACCGCCCACGGTAATCACCGGCAGCATGGTGTTCTTGAGCGCGTGCAGGAAATAGACCCGGGAAGAGCTCAGGCCCTTGGCGCGGGCGTACCGGATGTAGTCGCTCTGCAGCACTTCCATCATTTCCGCACGGATCAGGCGGATGAACAGCGGCAGCATGATGGACGCCAGCGATACCGACGGCAGAATCAGGTGCAGGAGGCCGCCCTGGGAGAAAAAGCCGGATTCCCAGGTGCCGAATAACGGCGTCAGGTCATCACCCCGACCGTAGGACGGCAATCCGCCTTCAGTGGATAGTGCGGCGTTCAGCCACTGCCCCCAGCCAGCATCCTGCGGGAACCAGTCGACGGTGATACCGATCGAGAAAATCTGAATCAGTACGATGGCGGTCAGGAACACCGGAATGGAAATCCCGACGGTACTGACCCCCATGAAGAATTTGGACAGCCATGCCTGAGGGCGAATCGCGGCGAACACCCCGATGGGCACCGAGAACACAATAATAATCAGGCTGGCGCCGATCACCAGCTCGAGGGTGGCCGGCAGGTGCTCAAGGATTACGTCCATGGTGGGCTTTCCGTAAAAATAGGAAATACCCAGGTCACCCTGCAGGGCGTTACCGGCAAACCGGACGTATTGCACAACCAATGGGTCATTCAGTCCCATTTCCTCACGGATCGCTTCCCGCTCATCCTGCGAGACGGACATGCCCACCATCTGTTGAAGCGGGTCGCCCAGGCCATCCTGAATGGCGAAAGCAATCACACTGATCACGAACATGACCAGTACGGCCTGGGAAATTCGCTGAACCAAAAACGCTAACATGAAAAATTCCGGGTCAAGCTGCAAACAAAAGGCCGGCTCCAGGCTGATCCGAAGCCGGCCCGCCCATAAAGGCTGTTACTCCACGACCAGGTCGCCCAGGTACGGGAAGTTCATCACGTTGAGGATCGGTTCGATCTTCACGTTCTTCTTGCTGGCCCAGGCCAGGTCCTGCCAGTGCAGGGGAACGAACGCTGCGTCGTCATACAGGCGCTGCTCCACCTCTTTCAGCATGGCCGTGCGCTTGTTCAGATCCGTCTCGACGTTGGCCTTGTTGACCAGCTCATCGATCTCCGGGTTGCAGTAGTTACCGGCGTTGTACTGGCCCGAACCGCTATCCGCATCCGGGCAGAAGGTCAGGAACTCGTAGAAGTTGGCGGAGTCCTCGGTGTCTGCGTGCCAGCCTATCATCATCATGTCGGCGGCGCGGGCGTCATACTCCGGCCAGTATTGGGCTTTCGGCAGCGTTTTCAGATCCACCTTGATGTTGATACGCGCCAGCATGGCGGCAACCGCCTGGGCGATCTTGTCGTCATTCACGTAACGGTTATTGGGCGCCATCATGGAGATGGTGAAACCGTCTTCATAACCGGCTTCTTTCATCAACTGCTGGGCTTTTTCGACGTCAAACCGCGTTGCCAGGGATTCGTTGTGGCCCTGGTAACCTTCCGGCGACATCTGAGCGGCCGGGGTAGCGAAGCCCTTCATGATCTTGGCGGCAATGCCTTCCTGGTTGATGGCATAGGCAATGGCCTCGCGCACTTTCGGGTTCTTGAACGCTTCAACCCGGTCCTGGTTCATGTGGAACAGGATGATGCGGGTACCGCTCATGGTCACCAGATCGGCGTTCTTGTCACGGCGAATACGCTCCAGATCGGTCGGCGGCACCGGTGCAATGAAATCCACACCGCCAGACAGCAGCGCGGAGACACGGGTGTTGTTTTCCTTGATCGGAGTCAGCACGATCTTGCCGACGTTACCCGGTGACTCGGTGTCCCAGTAATCGTCGAAGCGCTCAAACTCGACACGCACGCCCTGCTGACGACCGGTAATGACATAAGGGCCTGTGCCGGACAGATTCTCGGAAGCAAAAGAATTGCCGTGCTTGGTGATGGCGCTCTTGTCTTTCCCGCTTTCGGTCTTACCGGTGTAAAACTCGCTGTCCAGCGGGAAGATGTAAGTCGCGGTGTTCAGCAGCAGCGGGTATGGCTCGTTGGTCACCAGCTCAAAGGTGTAGTCATCAATCACCTTGAGTTCGCTGAACGGTTTGAAGATGGCTTTATAGTCCTGGCTCTGCTTCAGGCGATTAAAGGTGAACTTGACGTCTTTGGCGGTCAGCTCGTTGCCAGAGTGAAAATTCACACCTTCACGCAACTCGAAGCGCATGGTGTTCTCGTCAATACGCTCCCAGCTTTTTGCCAGACGCGGCTCGAAGCCGAGATCCTTGGTCCAGCGGATCAGGGGATCAAAGGTCATGTGGCTTAGCTGCAACATGCCGCCGGAGAGCTGTTCGTGAATGTCCAGGCTTACAGGGTCGGCGTCGTACGCCATTTTCAGTTCCTTGTTCGCCTCGGCAGACATCGCCATCGGGGCTGTTGCCAGGGCCATGGAACCAACAAAAGCAGTCAGTAGTGTTTTCATCGCGTTTTCCGTCGCTGTTTTAAGAATTTTTGCGGCACATCGGCGCAACTTCACGCCAGATGTCTGCGCTAAAAACTAGTCGTGGAAAACCCGAACAGCAATCGAAATTGCGACTTGGCGTTATTCGTGAAGTGAATGACCCTGTTTGGGGCGCTTACCAAAGGCGAAACGCCAGCGGCAGAATCAGCGCGGTGAACACCCCTGTAAGCCCCATTCCCAGGGAGGCAAAGGCACCGGCTGTGCGACTGATCTCGAACGCTCGCGCCGTTCCCACCGCATGGCCGTTCAGCCCGAGCGCAAAACCCAGAATGCGGTCATCGGTGATCGACAGCGCCCTGGAAAGCAGGTCGACAAAGAGCGTTGCGACAACACCGGTCACCAGAAGCCCGCCCATCATCAGCGGCACCGAACCGCCCAGTTGTTCGGTAATACCAATGGCAATGGGCGCGGTCACCGACTTCGGCGCCAGGGACGCCAGCACCAGAGGTGTCGCCCCGAGAGCCCAGGCGATCACGACCGCATATACGGCCGCCAGGGTGGCCGCTATTGGCAGGGTGCACAGAATCGGACGCCACAACGCCCGCACGTGGTGCATCTGCTGGTACAACGGTATACCGAGCGCGACGGTGGCTGGCCCGAGCAACAGCATCAGCCACTGGGCTCCCTGCTGATACCGGGCGTAATCCAGTGACAGTAGCGCGATGGTGGCCGACAACAGGAAGGCCGAAAGCACCACTGGTGGTAACCAAAGCGGGCGCCCCATCCTCCGGAAAAGCCAGTTGCCCGCAAAGAAAGCGCCCAGGGTTAACCCAATCGCCAGTATCGGGCTCGCAGACAGGGTATTGGGAAGTGCGAGAAAACGCTCCAGGAGATCAGTCATCCGATGCTCTCCGCTGCCCTGCCTTGACCAGAGACGCCATCAGCAGCAGCGTGGTCAGCACACTCAAAAAGGTGCCCACCAAGAGCGCCCCCGCCACCGCCAGCCACTGGCCGCTGAACTGATCAGCAGAGAAGAACACACCCACCACGCCCGGCATGATCAGCAGCACCAGCACCGAAATCAGTCCCTGGCTCGCCGTGGCCAGGTCATCACTGACACTGCCCTTAAGCATCAGCGTGATTGTCATCAGAATCATGCCCAGCACACCGCCGCTGACCGGAATCAGGAAAACCAGTCGCAAGGCTTCGCCAAGCATGAAACATAAAACCAGAGTCAGGAAACCCCGCAACATCGACATATTGTCATGCTCATCAAGTAACGAATTGCTCTACACTAGCCCATACCCAAAGTTTGACACCAGTTCGGATACCCCATGGCGCTCAAGGCAACCATCTTTAAAGCAACACTGAACATCGCGGATATGGACCGGCACTATTACGGTGACCACCACCTCACCATCGCCCGCCACCCGTCCGAGACCGACGAGCGCATGATGATACGCCTGCTGGCTTTCATACTGAACGCCAGCGAGAGCCTGGAATTCACCAAAGGGATCAGCACGGACGACGAGCCGGATCTGTGGCAAAAAAGCCTGAGCGACGAGATCGAACTGTGGATCGAGCTCGGCCTGCCCGACGAGAGCCGCCTGCGCAAGGCCTGCAACCGGGCGGATCAGGTTATCCTGTACACCTACGGTGGCCGCGCCGTGCCACTGTGGTGGGAGAAACACCAGGGCAAACTGACTCGCTTCGACAACCTCACCATCATCGACCTGCCGACTGACGACACCGAATCTCTGGCTGCCCTGGCTGAGCGCGGCATGAACCTGCAATGCACCGTCCAGGACGGCACCGTCAATATTGGCAATGACGACACGCTCGTCAGTGTGACACCCCTGCCGCTCTACCCTGAGTAAAAAATCCCCCGCCGGGGTCTACCAGAACGATCCAGTTTACGTTAAGGTAAACTTTAGCCGATATTGACCCGGGCCGCACCAGGTTCCGTCAGTTTGGCTATACTCAAAGCAAGCATCGACACCCTCACAAGGGGTGTTTTGTTCCTCAGGCCACTACCCCAGGAAGAGGATTATGACAACAACAAAATCCAAAGTTGTTTATAACCCGGTTTTCACCGACGGTGCGGAGTTCCGAATTCCCACCTTCAAGTTACTCAAGCAGGACGGCTCGCTCTACAAAGGCGCCAAGGCTCCTGAGCTCGACAAAGACAAAGCCCTGCGCATCTACCGGGCGATGGTCACCACCCGGATTCTCGACGAACGCATGCTCGCGGCCCAACGGCAGGGGCGCCTGAGCTTTTACATGCAGTGCACCGGCGAGGAAGCCGCGGTTATTGGCAGTACCGCCGCACTGGATGACGCCGACATGATCATGGCTCAGTACCGTGAACAGGGCTCTCTGACCTATCGCGGTTTTTCTATTGATGAGTTCATGAACCAACTGTTCGGCAACGAACTGGACTACGGCAAAGGCCGACAGATGCCGGTTCATTACGGTTCCCGCAAGCTGAACTACATGACCATTTCCTCGCCACTGGCCACGCAAATCCCCCAGGCCACGGGCTACGCCTACGGTCAGAAACTGGCGGGCGAAGGCCACTGCACCATCACCTACTTTGGCGAAGGCGCCGCTTCGGAAGGAGACTTCCACGCTGCCCTGAACATGGCCGCCGTCCACCGCGTTCCGGTTATTTTCCTGTGCCGGAACAACGGCTACGCCATTTCCACCCCCGCCGCCGAGCAGTTCGCCGCTGACGGCGTGGCACCCAGGGCGTATGGCTACAAGATGGACGTGATCCGTGTCGACGGCAACGACATCCTGGCCGTGCACGAGGCCACCAAGGCTGCCCGCAAGCTGGCGGTGGAACACAACCGGCCGGTGCTAATTGAAACCATGACCTACCGCCTGGCGGCACACTCTTCTTCTGACGACCCCTCCGGCTATCGCAGCAAGGACGAGGAAGCGGTATGGCGCGAGAAAGACCCTATCCTGCGCATGCGTCTCTGGCTCGAACGCAAGAAGTGGTGGAGTGAGGACGATGAGAAACAGCTGCAGGAAAACATGCGCCGGGAAGTGCTCGAAACCATGAAACGGGCACA
It encodes:
- a CDS encoding thiamine pyrophosphate-dependent dehydrogenase E1 component subunit alpha gives rise to the protein MTTTKSKVVYNPVFTDGAEFRIPTFKLLKQDGSLYKGAKAPELDKDKALRIYRAMVTTRILDERMLAAQRQGRLSFYMQCTGEEAAVIGSTAALDDADMIMAQYREQGSLTYRGFSIDEFMNQLFGNELDYGKGRQMPVHYGSRKLNYMTISSPLATQIPQATGYAYGQKLAGEGHCTITYFGEGAASEGDFHAALNMAAVHRVPVIFLCRNNGYAISTPAAEQFAADGVAPRAYGYKMDVIRVDGNDILAVHEATKAARKLAVEHNRPVLIETMTYRLAAHSSSDDPSGYRSKDEEAVWREKDPILRMRLWLERKKWWSEDDEKQLQENMRREVLETMKRAQKRPPPALDTLVSDVYDEVPPGLAEQFDKLKAHIRRHPDEYPKTAEQAKGGA
- a CDS encoding YaeQ family protein; its protein translation is MALKATIFKATLNIADMDRHYYGDHHLTIARHPSETDERMMIRLLAFILNASESLEFTKGISTDDEPDLWQKSLSDEIELWIELGLPDESRLRKACNRADQVILYTYGGRAVPLWWEKHQGKLTRFDNLTIIDLPTDDTESLAALAERGMNLQCTVQDGTVNIGNDDTLVSVTPLPLYPE
- a CDS encoding ABC transporter substrate-binding protein, coding for MKTLLTAFVGSMALATAPMAMSAEANKELKMAYDADPVSLDIHEQLSGGMLQLSHMTFDPLIRWTKDLGFEPRLAKSWERIDENTMRFELREGVNFHSGNELTAKDVKFTFNRLKQSQDYKAIFKPFSELKVIDDYTFELVTNEPYPLLLNTATYIFPLDSEFYTGKTESGKDKSAITKHGNSFASENLSGTGPYVITGRQQGVRVEFERFDDYWDTESPGNVGKIVLTPIKENNTRVSALLSGGVDFIAPVPPTDLERIRRDKNADLVTMSGTRIILFHMNQDRVEAFKNPKVREAIAYAINQEGIAAKIMKGFATPAAQMSPEGYQGHNESLATRFDVEKAQQLMKEAGYEDGFTISMMAPNNRYVNDDKIAQAVAAMLARINIKVDLKTLPKAQYWPEYDARAADMMMIGWHADTEDSANFYEFLTFCPDADSGSGQYNAGNYCNPEIDELVNKANVETDLNKRTAMLKEVEQRLYDDAAFVPLHWQDLAWASKKNVKIEPILNVMNFPYLGDLVVE
- a CDS encoding LrgB family protein, yielding MTDLLERFLALPNTLSASPILAIGLTLGAFFAGNWLFRRMGRPLWLPPVVLSAFLLSATIALLSLDYARYQQGAQWLMLLLGPATVALGIPLYQQMHHVRALWRPILCTLPIAATLAAVYAVVIAWALGATPLVLASLAPKSVTAPIAIGITEQLGGSVPLMMGGLLVTGVVATLFVDLLSRALSITDDRILGFALGLNGHAVGTARAFEISRTAGAFASLGMGLTGVFTALILPLAFRLW
- a CDS encoding CidA/LrgA family protein, encoding MSMLRGFLTLVLCFMLGEALRLVFLIPVSGGVLGMILMTITLMLKGSVSDDLATASQGLISVLVLLIMPGVVGVFFSADQFSGQWLAVAGALLVGTFLSVLTTLLLMASLVKAGQRRASDD
- a CDS encoding ABC transporter permease, with translation MLAFLVQRISQAVLVMFVISVIAFAIQDGLGDPLQQMVGMSVSQDEREAIREEMGLNDPLVVQYVRFAGNALQGDLGISYFYGKPTMDVILEHLPATLELVIGASLIIIVFSVPIGVFAAIRPQAWLSKFFMGVSTVGISIPVFLTAIVLIQIFSIGITVDWFPQDAGWGQWLNAALSTEGGLPSYGRGDDLTPLFGTWESGFFSQGGLLHLILPSVSLASIMLPLFIRLIRAEMMEVLQSDYIRYARAKGLSSSRVYFLHALKNTMLPVITVGGVQIGIMVAYTILTETVFQWPGVGLMFLEAITRSDIPLIVAYLMVVGLIFVITNTVVDLIYGLVNPTVKLTGKKA